Proteins found in one Sorghum bicolor cultivar BTx623 chromosome 1, Sorghum_bicolor_NCBIv3, whole genome shotgun sequence genomic segment:
- the LOC110431988 gene encoding 40S ribosomal protein S3a-like — MAVGKNKRISKGKKGGKKKTVDPFSKKDWYDIKAPSVFSVRNIGKTLVSRTQGTRIASEGLKHRVFEVCLADLQGDEDQAYRKIRLRAEDVQGRNVLTNFWGMSFTTDKLRSLVKKWQTLIEAHVDVKTTDNYMLRLFCIGFTKRRPNQVKRTCYAQASQIRQIRRKMVEIMANQASTCDLKELVSKFIPEVIGKEIEKSTSSIFPLQNVFIRKVKILKAPKFDLGKLMEVHGDYKEDVGVKLERPVEGDEAGQEVAAAE, encoded by the exons ATGGCAGTCGGCAAGAACAAGAGGATCTCCAAGGGAAAGAAGGGTGGGAAGAAGAAGAC CGTCGACCCCTTCTCTAAGAAGGATTGGTATGACATCAAGGCCCCGTCGGTGTTCAGTGTGCGCAACATTGGGAAGACTCTCGTGTCCAGGACACAGGGTACCAGG ATTGCATCTGAGGGTCTGAAGCATAGAGTCTTTGAGGTTTGCCTAGCTGATCTTCAGGGTGACGAGGATCAGGCTTACCGGAAAATCAGGCTTCGTGCTGAAGATGTGCAAGGCAGGAATGTGCTCACAAACTTTTGG GGAATGTCATTTACTACTGATAAACTCAGATCCCTGGTCAAGAAGTGGCAGACACTCATTGAAGCCCATGTTGATGTCAAAACAACTGACAACTACATGCTGCGCTTGTTCTGCATTGGCTTCACCAAGAGGCGTCCAAACCAGGTGAAGAGAACCTGCTATGCCCAGGCTTCCCAGATCCGCCAG ATCCGCCGCAAGATGGTTGAGATTATGGCCAACCAGGCTTCTACATGTGACCTGAAAGAGCTTGTTTCAAAGTTCATTCCAGAAGTTATTGGTAAAGAGATTGAGAAGTCCACCTCCAGCATCTTCCCACTCCAAAATGTCTTCATCCGCAAGGTGAAGATACTCAAGGCTCCCAAGTTTGATCTCGGGAAGCTCatggag GTTCATGGTGACTACAAGGAGGATGTGGGGGTGAAGCTTGAGAGGCCTGTTGAGGGAGATGAGGCTGGGCAGGAGGTTGCTGCTGCCGAGTAG
- the LOC8081880 gene encoding cysteine-rich and transmembrane domain-containing protein A has translation MLLRSQTQHHFIFCQILIPNWLTDRHLARRRVPSRDADVSFDVSGYPVDPYAERGMDEHYQHQCHQQYAPPPPQPMYPPPYGQPPPPMYQQPYGQPYGQPVYASPYGQPPPPAMYPPPYAQPPPPPPPPRKSGASFAEGCCAGFAAICCCCLMDACF, from the exons ATGCTCCTCCGATCGCAGACCCAGCACCATTTTATTTTTTGTCAGATCCTAATTCCCAACTGGTTGACCGACCGACACCTTGCGCGTCGTCGTGTCCCCTCTAGAGATGCTGACGTGTCTTTCGACGTGTCAGGGTACCCGGTGGACCCGTACGCGGAGCGCGGGATGGACGAGCACTACCAGCACCAATGCCACCAGCAGTacgcgccgcctccgccgcagCCGATGTACCCGCCGCCGTAcgggcagccgccgccgccgatgtaCCAGCAGCCCTACGGCCAACCGTACGGGCAGCCGGTGTACGCGTCGCCGTACGGGCAGCCGCCGCCACCGGCGATGTACCCGCCGCCGTACGcgcaaccgccgccgccgcctccgcctccccgGAAGTCCGGCGCGTCGTTCGCGGAAGGATG CTGTGCAGGTTTTGCCGCAATCTGTTGCTGCTGCCTCATGGACGCATGCTTCTGA